In Nonomuraea muscovyensis, the following proteins share a genomic window:
- a CDS encoding aminotransferase-like domain-containing protein, which yields METTYVRSLADLPVSLDRDAATPLSAQLADWLRRAMLAGTLAPGERLPSSRGLAAQLGVSRTVITEAFQQLYAEGWLEGRHGSGTFVAPAETPRRAAGVGGATGVGGAGLLEPGGSAAGRGPGATSRNGDAAGRAPGVTGPGGGVAGWASGVTGPGGSLAGRATGVIGAGGGVAGRVSGAAGGGGVAGGGRPVDLRPGHPWVRDYDEPAWKRAWRRAADLPPGGDPDPYGLPHLRELLAGHLRRTRAVAVGPENILVTRGTGNGLDLCALALLAGGGRAGVEEPGYRVARAVFAARGAEIVPCPVDEDGVVVDDLPGDLGLLYTTPAHQYPLGGRLPIPRRERLLTWARATGAMVVEDDYDAEFRYDVAPLPALFGLDPSRVVLLGTLSKSLAPDVGLGWLVGTEELVHRIAALRDDLGDRTSGPVQQAVATLLERGDLDRHLRRMRLEYARRRAVVVEALGGVCRLRGDTAGLHVLAELPAGAVAPLVAAAREEGVLLDSTDRHHHGPPRVHGLVIGYGSASLPEVRRGCAILARLIAPRTRAAF from the coding sequence TTGGAGACCACTTACGTGCGCAGTCTCGCCGACCTGCCCGTATCCCTGGACCGGGACGCGGCCACGCCGCTCTCGGCCCAGCTCGCCGACTGGCTGCGGCGGGCCATGCTGGCGGGCACGCTGGCGCCGGGGGAGCGGCTTCCGTCCTCACGCGGGCTCGCCGCGCAGCTCGGAGTGAGCCGGACGGTGATCACGGAGGCGTTCCAGCAGCTGTACGCCGAGGGGTGGCTGGAAGGGCGGCACGGCTCGGGCACGTTCGTCGCCCCCGCCGAGACGCCCCGCCGCGCGGCGGGGGTCGGCGGCGCGACGGGGGTCGGCGGCGCCGGCCTCCTGGAGCCGGGCGGCAGCGCGGCGGGCAGGGGCCCGGGCGCGACGAGCCGAAACGGCGACGCGGCGGGCCGGGCGCCGGGTGTGACCGGGCCGGGCGGCGGCGTGGCGGGCTGGGCGTCGGGTGTGACCGGGCCGGGCGGGAGCTTGGCGGGCAGAGCGACGGGTGTGATCGGGGCGGGCGGCGGCGTGGCGGGCCGGGTGTCGGGTGCGGCCGGGGGCGGCGGCGTGGCGGGTGGGGGGCGGCCGGTGGACCTCAGGCCCGGTCATCCCTGGGTGCGCGACTACGACGAGCCCGCCTGGAAGCGGGCCTGGCGCCGGGCCGCCGACCTGCCGCCCGGCGGCGACCCCGACCCGTACGGCCTGCCCCACCTCAGGGAGCTGCTGGCCGGCCACCTGCGGCGCACCAGGGCCGTGGCCGTGGGCCCCGAGAACATCCTCGTCACCCGCGGCACCGGCAACGGCCTCGACCTGTGCGCGCTGGCCCTGCTCGCCGGCGGCGGCCGGGCGGGCGTCGAGGAGCCGGGCTACCGGGTGGCCCGCGCGGTGTTCGCGGCCAGGGGAGCCGAGATCGTGCCCTGCCCGGTGGACGAGGACGGCGTCGTCGTCGACGACCTCCCCGGCGATCTCGGCCTGCTTTACACCACGCCCGCCCACCAGTACCCGCTCGGCGGGCGCCTGCCGATCCCGCGCCGCGAACGCCTGCTCACCTGGGCCCGCGCCACCGGCGCGATGGTGGTGGAGGACGACTACGACGCGGAGTTCCGCTACGACGTGGCCCCGCTGCCCGCCCTGTTCGGCCTCGACCCGTCACGCGTCGTGCTGCTCGGCACCCTGTCCAAGTCGCTCGCCCCCGACGTCGGCCTCGGCTGGCTGGTCGGCACCGAGGAACTCGTGCACCGGATCGCGGCCCTGCGCGACGACCTGGGCGATCGGACAAGCGGGCCTGTCCAGCAGGCCGTCGCCACCCTGCTCGAACGCGGCGACCTCGACCGCCACCTGCGCCGCATGCGGCTGGAGTACGCCCGGCGCCGCGCGGTCGTCGTCGAGGCGCTCGGCGGGGTGTGCCGCCTGCGCGGCGACACGGCGGGGCTGCACGTCCTCGCCGAGCTCCCGGCGGGCGCGGTCGCGCCGCTCGTCGCCGCGGCCCGGGAGGAGGGCGTCCTGCTCGACTCCACCGACCGTCACCACCACGGGCCGCCGAGGGTGCACGGCCTCGTCATCGGATACGGCTCGGCCTCGCTGCCGGAGGTGCGCCGCGGCTGCGCCATCCTGGCCCGCCTCATTGCGCCGCGAACCCGAGCGGCGTTCTAA
- a CDS encoding pyridoxamine 5'-phosphate oxidase family protein, protein MLSTTPRTRLGREKHRGSTDRNDLYEVLDTGLFCHLGVVADGHPMVVPTGYGRVGETLYLHGSTGARSLRAGEGTEVCVTVTHVDGIVLARSVFNHSVNYRSAIIYGRARMVTDEEERLEGLRALTEQLAPGQWDYARQPSRKELAATAVLALSLEEASVKIRRGAPNDEDEDYALPVWAGVLPLETSWGVPVPDPVLPEGMDVPVHISGRR, encoded by the coding sequence ATGCTCTCCACCACACCCCGCACCAGGCTCGGCCGCGAGAAGCACCGCGGCAGCACCGACAGGAACGACCTGTACGAGGTGCTCGACACCGGGTTGTTCTGCCACCTGGGCGTGGTGGCGGACGGCCACCCGATGGTGGTGCCCACCGGCTACGGGCGCGTCGGCGAGACCCTCTACCTGCACGGCTCCACCGGCGCCCGCTCGCTGCGCGCCGGCGAGGGCACGGAGGTCTGCGTCACGGTCACGCACGTGGACGGGATCGTGCTGGCCCGGTCGGTGTTCAACCACTCCGTGAACTACCGCTCGGCGATCATCTACGGCCGGGCCAGGATGGTGACGGACGAGGAGGAGCGGCTGGAGGGCCTGCGGGCGCTGACCGAGCAGCTCGCGCCCGGCCAGTGGGACTACGCCCGGCAGCCGTCGCGCAAGGAGCTGGCGGCCACGGCCGTGCTGGCCCTGTCGCTGGAGGAGGCGTCCGTCAAGATCAGGCGCGGCGCGCCGAACGACGAGGACGAGGACTACGCGCTGCCCGTCTGGGCGGGGGTGCTCCCCCTGGAGACCTCGTGGGGCGTTCCGGTGCCCGACCCGGTGCTCCCAGAAGGTATGGACGTACCTGTTCACATCAGCGGCCGGCGGTAG
- a CDS encoding serine/threonine-protein kinase: MEWSAPGYTEVRQLGAGASGRVVLAVHDDTGVKVAVKYLSERLLRDPEALGRFQAEARLLMTLRDQHIATLWEYVQEPAGAAIVMELVNGVSLRALLRENGTTGPEAALVVLKGSLLGLARAHATGLVHRDYKPENVIVRPDGVSKLVDFGIAVREGTVSTPAGTPPYMAPELWAGAPASPATDVYAATAVFFECLTGHRPYRSTEPSVLGYQHVYAPIPVHDAPEPVRELLMRGLAKDPAERPARAEAFVAALEEAARAAYGEDWEERGRRRLAALVALLALLLPTPEPAPAEVSTSLARTVFRGAARGARDNAVRLGMGAGLAAVVAVAAVAVLSGRTQAPKTFDVAAAPSQSAPPGQLGSPEPEPEPGGGGSPEPATPGSVTGDPSPAVLPSVPQTGGPRTGPPETGGTETGSPRTTPPRTPDPRTSTPRPSTPRTTTPQTISPTTATPTRTPTPTPTPTPTPTPTPTPTPTPTPTPTPTPTPTPTPTPVTSVAAIGVGGLTVNADAVAATTVTIRATGTAPVTATATWAVGGAVVHTQRLRLSGDTSYTRTLRHDLGERPCGRTVTLTVATDPAAPGGARTATLAVPRCPTTVTDLRVALSMAASPGRAASARIRVLTSGTATVPVRARFAVNGDTVATKEAALSGGTAYSRSLGHAFRSRPCGATVSVLVTAGDRQATARARVNCPPAVRRVSIVRAVMTERGTATAVVAVNTVDEQPVRLTVSFTVGGLARTEQLTLSGGTSYTRTVGHPFGEVPCGATWQVRAATGPAAGNGTARASGRTAACPPSEPPQEEPQEDGPAREPGTGDGRTQESPATGARPPGPAH, encoded by the coding sequence ATGGAGTGGAGCGCTCCGGGTTACACGGAGGTCAGGCAGCTCGGCGCGGGTGCCAGCGGCCGGGTCGTGCTCGCGGTGCACGACGACACGGGCGTCAAGGTCGCGGTCAAGTACCTCTCGGAGCGCCTGCTGCGGGACCCGGAGGCGCTGGGCCGGTTCCAGGCGGAGGCCCGGCTGCTGATGACGCTGCGCGACCAGCACATCGCCACACTGTGGGAGTACGTGCAGGAGCCCGCGGGCGCGGCCATCGTCATGGAGCTGGTCAACGGCGTCTCGCTGCGCGCGCTGCTGCGCGAGAACGGCACGACGGGCCCGGAGGCGGCGCTGGTCGTGCTCAAGGGTTCGCTGCTCGGCCTCGCCAGGGCGCACGCGACGGGCCTGGTGCACCGCGACTACAAGCCCGAGAACGTCATCGTCCGCCCCGACGGCGTCAGCAAGCTCGTCGACTTCGGCATCGCCGTGCGCGAGGGCACGGTCTCGACCCCGGCGGGCACGCCGCCGTACATGGCGCCGGAGCTGTGGGCGGGCGCGCCGGCCTCGCCCGCGACCGACGTGTACGCGGCCACGGCGGTCTTCTTCGAGTGCCTGACCGGTCACCGGCCCTACCGGTCGACCGAGCCGAGCGTGCTCGGCTACCAGCACGTGTACGCGCCCATCCCGGTGCACGACGCCCCCGAGCCGGTACGCGAGCTGCTCATGCGCGGCCTGGCCAAGGACCCGGCCGAGCGGCCCGCCCGCGCCGAGGCGTTCGTGGCCGCGCTGGAGGAGGCGGCCAGGGCCGCCTACGGCGAGGACTGGGAGGAACGCGGCAGGCGGCGGCTGGCCGCGCTGGTGGCGCTGCTCGCCCTGCTGCTGCCGACGCCGGAGCCGGCGCCCGCCGAGGTCTCCACCTCGCTGGCACGGACCGTGTTTCGCGGGGCGGCGCGCGGCGCGCGCGACAACGCGGTACGGCTCGGCATGGGTGCCGGGCTGGCCGCCGTGGTGGCCGTCGCCGCCGTGGCCGTGCTGTCCGGGCGGACGCAGGCACCGAAGACCTTCGACGTGGCGGCCGCGCCGTCGCAGTCGGCGCCCCCGGGCCAGCTCGGTTCCCCGGAGCCCGAACCCGAGCCGGGTGGCGGCGGCTCGCCGGAGCCCGCCACACCCGGGAGCGTGACCGGCGACCCGTCACCCGCCGTCCTGCCGTCCGTGCCCCAGACCGGCGGCCCCCGGACCGGCCCTCCGGAGACCGGCGGCACGGAGACCGGCTCCCCGCGCACGACGCCGCCGCGGACGCCCGACCCTCGGACGAGCACCCCCCGGCCGAGCACTCCCCGGACCACCACCCCGCAGACGATCAGCCCGACCACGGCCACCCCCACACGGACACCCACCCCCACCCCCACGCCAACCCCCACACCGACGCCCACACCGACCCCGACCCCCACGCCAACCCCGACTCCCACCCCCACGCCGACCCCGACCCCGACCCCCACGCCGGTCACGTCGGTGGCCGCCATCGGTGTCGGCGGGCTCACGGTGAACGCCGACGCCGTCGCCGCCACGACGGTCACGATCCGGGCCACCGGCACCGCTCCCGTCACCGCCACCGCCACCTGGGCCGTCGGTGGCGCCGTCGTCCACACCCAGCGGTTACGCCTGAGCGGCGACACCTCCTACACCCGTACGCTCCGCCACGACCTCGGGGAGCGTCCCTGCGGCAGGACGGTCACCCTGACCGTCGCCACCGACCCCGCCGCGCCCGGCGGCGCCAGGACGGCCACGCTGGCCGTGCCGCGCTGCCCCACCACGGTCACCGACCTGCGGGTGGCCCTGTCCATGGCCGCCTCGCCCGGCCGGGCGGCGTCCGCGCGGATCCGGGTGCTGACCAGTGGCACGGCGACGGTGCCGGTGCGGGCCAGGTTCGCGGTGAACGGCGACACGGTCGCCACCAAGGAGGCGGCGCTGTCCGGCGGCACCGCCTACTCCCGGTCGCTCGGCCACGCCTTCCGCAGCCGCCCGTGCGGCGCCACGGTCTCGGTGCTGGTGACGGCCGGGGACCGGCAGGCCACGGCCCGCGCCCGGGTGAACTGTCCCCCGGCCGTCCGGCGGGTGTCGATCGTGCGCGCGGTGATGACCGAGCGCGGCACCGCCACGGCGGTCGTCGCGGTGAACACGGTCGACGAGCAGCCCGTCCGGCTGACCGTCTCGTTCACCGTGGGCGGGCTGGCGCGTACCGAGCAGCTCACGCTGTCCGGCGGCACCTCCTACACCAGGACCGTCGGCCACCCGTTCGGCGAGGTGCCGTGCGGCGCGACGTGGCAGGTCCGGGCTGCCACCGGCCCGGCGGCCGGCAACGGCACCGCCCGCGCGTCGGGACGCACCGCCGCCTGCCCGCCCTCGGAGCCGCCGCAGGAGGAGCCACAGGAGGACGGCCCGGCACGGGAGCCGGGCACCGGGGACGGCCGGACGCAGGAGTCACCGGCCACCGGCGCGAGGCCGCCGGGTCCGGCCCACTGA
- a CDS encoding serine/threonine-protein kinase, producing MHGDEQWGVPGYSAVRELGSGSAGRVVLARRDHDGAEVAVKYLSDQLRYDVGFVARFRHEARLLATLRSPYNARLIDYVETGSGAAIVMELVNGVSLRQLLRSEGPTGPEAALTVLKGSLKGLAAAHAIGVVHRDFKPENVVVQGDGVSKLVDFGIAVRAGEGGSAAGTPPYMAPEQWSGAPAAPATDVYAATVVFFECLTGARPFRASNVAALARQHQSVQPPVEEVPAALRGLVERGMAKNAAERPPSAEAFLTELEAVAAEAYGPDWEERGRRRLARLAGLLALLFPSTPEAPAETQTSLAETTFDEPSSLLAKLSSKILIGAVCVGLLVGVTMVAVNAFDDTALRAQSSEVTPTTAAPATLEPADDTTDDTTDGPTDEPTDDVPEETDEPTASPTGPPSDDPAPQPTTSASVAVPVATTKSPTPKPSKSPSRRPTPTPARTTEEPAPSESPAPDITGTVDDPPTTQVTSRAPSPSPSRSTASPRPDPSPSTTTPTGTPTPTIDDNGPGTPRAAQPDGGTPAPETGETAVALLAAGLVTSGTVPVTLAVKRRMAGRHRRKR from the coding sequence ATGCACGGTGATGAACAGTGGGGGGTCCCTGGGTACAGCGCCGTCCGCGAGCTGGGGAGCGGTTCCGCCGGCCGGGTGGTCCTGGCGAGGCGTGACCACGACGGCGCCGAGGTCGCCGTCAAGTACCTGTCCGACCAGCTCAGGTACGACGTGGGCTTCGTCGCCCGCTTCCGGCACGAGGCCCGGCTGCTCGCCACCCTGCGCAGCCCGTACAACGCCCGGCTGATCGACTACGTCGAGACCGGCTCCGGCGCGGCGATCGTCATGGAGCTCGTCAACGGGGTGTCGCTGCGCCAGCTCCTGCGGTCGGAGGGGCCCACGGGGCCGGAGGCCGCGCTGACCGTGCTCAAGGGCTCGTTGAAAGGCCTGGCGGCAGCCCACGCGATCGGCGTGGTGCACCGCGACTTCAAGCCCGAGAACGTCGTCGTCCAGGGCGACGGCGTCAGCAAGCTCGTCGACTTCGGCATCGCCGTGCGGGCCGGCGAAGGCGGCAGCGCCGCCGGCACCCCGCCGTACATGGCCCCGGAGCAGTGGTCGGGAGCGCCCGCCGCGCCCGCCACCGACGTCTACGCCGCCACGGTGGTGTTCTTCGAGTGCCTCACCGGCGCCCGGCCCTTCCGCGCGTCCAACGTGGCCGCGCTCGCGCGGCAGCACCAGAGCGTGCAGCCACCGGTCGAGGAGGTGCCCGCGGCGCTGCGCGGCCTGGTCGAGCGCGGCATGGCCAAGAACGCCGCCGAGCGCCCGCCGTCCGCCGAGGCGTTCCTCACCGAGCTGGAGGCCGTCGCGGCCGAGGCGTACGGGCCGGACTGGGAGGAGCGCGGACGCCGTCGCCTCGCGCGGCTCGCGGGCCTGCTCGCCCTGCTCTTCCCCAGCACGCCGGAGGCGCCGGCGGAGACCCAGACCTCGCTCGCCGAGACCACGTTCGACGAGCCGTCCAGCCTGCTCGCCAAGCTCTCCTCGAAGATCCTCATCGGTGCCGTCTGCGTGGGCCTGCTGGTGGGCGTGACGATGGTCGCGGTGAACGCCTTCGACGACACGGCGCTGCGGGCGCAGAGCTCGGAGGTGACGCCCACCACGGCGGCGCCCGCGACCCTCGAACCCGCGGACGACACCACCGACGACACCACCGACGGGCCGACCGACGAGCCGACCGACGATGTCCCGGAGGAGACCGACGAGCCCACCGCGTCGCCCACCGGTCCGCCGTCCGACGATCCCGCGCCGCAGCCGACGACGTCGGCGAGCGTCGCCGTCCCGGTCGCCACCACGAAGAGCCCCACGCCCAAGCCGTCGAAGTCCCCGTCGCGCCGGCCCACGCCCACCCCGGCCAGGACGACCGAAGAGCCGGCCCCGAGCGAGTCGCCCGCCCCGGACATCACCGGCACGGTCGACGACCCGCCCACCACGCAGGTGACGTCGCGGGCGCCCAGCCCGTCCCCCTCGCGCTCCACCGCCTCCCCCCGCCCCGACCCCAGTCCCTCGACGACCACGCCCACCGGTACGCCGACTCCGACCATCGACGACAACGGGCCGGGCACCCCCAGGGCGGCCCAACCCGACGGAGGCACGCCCGCCCCCGAGACCGGCGAGACGGCCGTCGCGCTGCTCGCGGCCGGGCTGGTGACGTCGGGGACGGTTCCGGTCACACTTGCGGTGAAGCGCCGCATGGCGGGGCGGCACCGGAGGAAGCGCTAG
- a CDS encoding DUF2510 domain-containing protein, with translation MTTQTPAGWYPDPYGSPQLRWWDGSQWTDATHPLEPGAQPQQQAGPQQPSGPQTVPDAPATPANPTLRFGEPLPGQSPYGESPLAGQPSGPGEGQPPFDAPSGPGAPGQAGYGGPGHGQPPSGPGGYEQPPSGPASHGQPGYGQQGYSRPGYGQPGPGPGGYEQSAYGQGGYEPAYGPGHQPGQWGGAQPPGPGFGRPPKRSNPLPWVLGGVAALVVIGVLAAAAIFLVNRGDSTGTALPTPTPTETDTEQFPDPGQSSEPPPPTAELPQPQDGRITDAQAGLSYAPPKGWSVPAAASINGTSPAQQRWSSGVQAVSQEKYDGTDDWIGNIYTGLLNELYPYSGSQSLGTTAKAVFADFARFYQLPHETKIVADKATKVGDKDAWVFQFELDFSKVSKDRDYKWKKENGAIVLVDRGAGERPAIVYVSVPDNLGTDVVDQVLGSLKPA, from the coding sequence ATGACCACGCAGACCCCCGCGGGCTGGTACCCCGACCCCTACGGATCGCCCCAACTCCGCTGGTGGGACGGCAGCCAGTGGACCGACGCCACCCACCCGCTGGAGCCGGGCGCTCAGCCGCAGCAGCAGGCGGGGCCGCAGCAGCCATCAGGGCCGCAGACCGTTCCTGACGCGCCGGCCACGCCGGCCAATCCGACGCTCCGGTTCGGCGAACCGCTGCCGGGACAGTCCCCGTACGGGGAGAGCCCGCTCGCCGGGCAGCCGTCCGGGCCGGGCGAGGGTCAGCCGCCGTTCGACGCGCCCTCGGGACCGGGCGCGCCCGGCCAGGCGGGATACGGCGGGCCCGGCCACGGTCAGCCCCCGTCCGGGCCGGGCGGGTACGAGCAACCCCCGTCCGGGCCGGCGTCGCACGGGCAACCGGGCTACGGTCAGCAGGGTTACAGCCGGCCGGGTTACGGTCAGCCCGGTCCTGGGCCGGGCGGGTACGAGCAGTCGGCGTACGGGCAGGGCGGGTACGAACCCGCGTACGGGCCGGGGCACCAGCCGGGTCAGTGGGGCGGCGCGCAGCCGCCCGGTCCGGGCTTCGGCCGGCCGCCGAAGCGGAGCAACCCGCTGCCCTGGGTGCTCGGCGGCGTGGCCGCGCTGGTCGTGATCGGCGTGCTCGCCGCCGCGGCGATCTTCCTGGTCAACCGCGGCGACTCCACGGGCACCGCGTTGCCGACGCCGACGCCCACCGAGACCGATACCGAGCAGTTCCCCGACCCCGGCCAGTCCTCGGAGCCGCCGCCTCCGACGGCCGAACTGCCGCAGCCGCAGGACGGCCGCATCACCGACGCGCAGGCCGGCCTGTCCTACGCGCCGCCGAAGGGCTGGAGCGTGCCCGCCGCCGCCTCCATCAACGGCACCAGCCCGGCGCAGCAGCGCTGGTCGAGCGGTGTGCAGGCGGTCTCGCAGGAGAAGTACGACGGCACCGACGACTGGATCGGCAACATCTACACAGGCCTGCTCAACGAGCTCTACCCCTACTCGGGCAGCCAGAGCCTGGGCACCACGGCCAAGGCGGTCTTCGCCGACTTCGCCAGGTTCTACCAGCTCCCCCACGAGACCAAGATCGTCGCGGACAAGGCGACGAAGGTGGGCGACAAGGACGCGTGGGTGTTCCAGTTCGAGCTCGACTTCAGCAAGGTGTCGAAGGATCGGGACTACAAGTGGAAGAAGGAGAACGGCGCGATCGTCCTCGTGGATCGCGGTGCGGGCGAGCGTCCGGCCATCGTGTACGTGTCCGTTCCGGACAATCTCGGCACCGATGTGGTGGATCAGGTTCTCGGCTCGCTGAAGCCGGCCTGA
- the orn gene encoding oligoribonuclease, which translates to MSDLLVWIDCEMTGLDLGRDALVEVACVITDSELNQVDEGVDVVIKPPPESLEQMSQVVREMHTASGLLPELQGGVTLAEAESLVLDYIRRHIPEPKKAPLCGNSIGTDRTFLARDMPAVDAHLHYRMIDVSSIKELVRRWYPRVYFAAPEKQGGHRALADITESVRELRYYRAAVFVAQPGPDSNTARTLAERVTG; encoded by the coding sequence ATGAGTGACTTGCTGGTCTGGATCGACTGCGAGATGACCGGGCTCGACCTCGGTCGCGATGCTCTCGTCGAGGTGGCGTGCGTCATCACCGACAGCGAGCTCAACCAGGTGGACGAGGGCGTCGATGTGGTCATCAAGCCGCCGCCCGAGTCGCTGGAGCAGATGTCGCAGGTGGTCCGCGAGATGCACACCGCCTCGGGCCTGCTGCCCGAGCTTCAGGGCGGGGTGACGCTCGCTGAGGCCGAGTCGCTCGTGCTCGACTACATCCGCCGCCACATCCCGGAGCCGAAGAAGGCGCCGCTCTGCGGCAACTCCATCGGCACCGACCGGACGTTCCTCGCGCGCGACATGCCCGCGGTCGACGCCCACCTGCACTACCGGATGATCGACGTCTCGTCGATCAAGGAGCTGGTGCGGCGCTGGTACCCCCGCGTCTACTTCGCCGCGCCGGAGAAGCAGGGCGGGCACCGGGCACTGGCCGACATCACCGAGAGCGTCAGGGAGTTGCGCTACTACCGGGCGGCGGTGTTCGTGGCGCAGCCGGGCCCCGACTCGAACACGGCGCGGACACTCGCCGAGCGTGTCACGGGCTAG
- a CDS encoding polysaccharide lyase family 8 super-sandwich domain-containing protein: MSRRQVLSLLPAAGLLAVAAPSRAAAGIDHARLLANTVAIFAGTPDVNARPEVAGKLATIAGTAGQRLAAMDRAGAGELFSGLRLGTDDANLRLAFQYLYEIALATRTPGGGLVDDVAAQRRVAEGLQWLHERHYGDQSKGYYGNWHNWEIGISTHVSRTLVLLAERLREERPDLTATYLASMDAYLRNGKDGDVDLDSRFHTGANLADITANRILQGALTGDDARVGKAISDQATVFATIDPYDLRHGVTDGYYRDGSFIQHHSVAYTGSYGRILLTRVVQTLKMLQGATSGDASDLAGVVYRWIADGFAPLIFEGWMMEIVKGRAASRTTTGYADVGVIVEAIADLADHVEDAGALALRKYVRFLPPADTAAFVSPVSIARYAAIRLDSAVPAADLNPPERSVAFNAMDRTVHRRPGYAFALARSSDRISKYEYMNGENLMPWFQGDGAYYLYLAGEDQREVFGVDYYTTVSPYRLAGVTAPVEERRTVPESYGRFWYENPGHPLNFTSSSESQNTYVYFPRAGNTFSGGATLGAYGAAGMVQSDDAAYTAKEAGILPGDFVAYRNARATKSWFMLDDEIVVLAAGVSGQGGRDAVTTVDSRIAAPGDAIELTGERWDGRAWQAGDTRPPRWLRYANGTRRTAIGYAFLTRQPVAAGVETVTRSRRVVRTANPDTSVTKNVFTASITHPATGGVPTLAYALVPNATETHLRRYADGPLTVLANDGRVQAIKHETLGIVAANVFADGPRHAGRLLVYGPASVIVRSGEHTTVALSDPTMRRDRVAVVLHGPPLRLDAADEGVTVRRVPGGTLIQAATRHAHGRTFTATLR, translated from the coding sequence ATGTCCCGTCGCCAGGTTCTCTCCCTGCTCCCCGCCGCCGGTCTGCTCGCCGTAGCCGCCCCTTCGCGTGCCGCGGCGGGGATCGACCACGCGCGACTGCTCGCCAACACCGTGGCGATCTTCGCCGGGACCCCGGACGTCAACGCCCGCCCCGAGGTCGCCGGCAAGCTCGCGACGATCGCCGGCACCGCCGGGCAACGGCTGGCCGCCATGGACCGGGCGGGCGCCGGTGAGCTGTTCTCGGGCCTGCGGCTCGGCACCGACGACGCCAACCTGCGCCTGGCCTTCCAGTACCTGTACGAGATCGCGCTGGCCACCCGCACGCCGGGTGGCGGGCTCGTCGACGACGTCGCCGCCCAGCGGCGGGTCGCCGAAGGTCTCCAGTGGTTGCACGAGCGCCACTACGGCGACCAGTCCAAGGGCTACTACGGCAACTGGCACAACTGGGAGATCGGCATCTCCACCCACGTGAGCAGGACGCTGGTCCTGCTCGCCGAGAGGCTACGGGAGGAGCGGCCCGACCTGACGGCGACCTACCTCGCCTCGATGGACGCCTACCTGCGCAACGGCAAGGACGGCGACGTCGACCTCGACTCGCGTTTCCACACCGGGGCGAACCTGGCCGACATCACCGCCAACCGGATCCTCCAGGGCGCGCTCACCGGCGACGACGCCCGCGTCGGCAAGGCCATCTCCGATCAGGCCACGGTCTTCGCCACGATCGACCCCTACGACCTGCGGCACGGGGTCACCGACGGCTACTACCGCGACGGCTCCTTCATCCAGCACCACTCGGTCGCCTACACCGGCTCCTACGGGCGCATCCTGCTGACCCGCGTCGTGCAGACCCTCAAGATGCTCCAGGGCGCGACGAGCGGCGACGCCTCCGACCTGGCCGGCGTCGTGTACCGCTGGATCGCCGACGGCTTCGCCCCGCTGATCTTCGAGGGCTGGATGATGGAGATCGTCAAGGGGCGGGCGGCCTCGCGCACCACCACCGGCTACGCCGACGTCGGAGTGATCGTGGAGGCCATCGCCGACCTGGCCGACCACGTCGAGGACGCCGGCGCGCTCGCTCTGCGGAAGTACGTCAGGTTCCTGCCGCCCGCCGACACGGCCGCCTTCGTCTCCCCGGTCAGCATCGCCCGTTACGCGGCCATCCGCCTCGACTCCGCCGTCCCGGCCGCCGACCTGAACCCGCCCGAGCGCAGCGTGGCCTTCAACGCCATGGACAGGACCGTCCACCGGCGCCCCGGCTACGCCTTCGCCCTGGCGCGCAGCTCCGACCGGATCAGCAAGTACGAGTACATGAACGGCGAGAACCTGATGCCCTGGTTCCAGGGCGACGGCGCCTACTACCTCTACCTCGCGGGCGAGGACCAGCGCGAGGTCTTCGGCGTCGACTACTACACGACCGTCTCGCCGTACCGGCTGGCCGGGGTCACCGCGCCGGTGGAGGAGCGACGGACGGTGCCCGAGTCGTACGGCCGGTTCTGGTACGAGAACCCGGGTCATCCGCTGAACTTCACCTCCTCCTCGGAGTCCCAGAACACCTACGTGTACTTCCCCCGCGCCGGGAACACCTTCTCCGGCGGCGCGACGCTCGGCGCCTACGGGGCGGCCGGCATGGTGCAGTCCGACGACGCCGCGTACACCGCCAAGGAGGCCGGCATCCTGCCCGGCGACTTCGTCGCCTACCGGAACGCCCGCGCGACCAAGTCCTGGTTCATGCTCGACGACGAGATCGTCGTGCTGGCCGCGGGAGTCTCCGGCCAGGGCGGCCGCGATGCGGTGACCACCGTGGACAGCCGCATCGCCGCTCCCGGCGACGCGATCGAGCTCACCGGCGAGCGCTGGGACGGCAGGGCCTGGCAGGCGGGCGACACCAGGCCCCCACGCTGGCTGCGCTACGCCAACGGCACCCGCCGCACCGCGATCGGCTACGCCTTCCTCACCAGGCAGCCCGTCGCGGCGGGGGTGGAGACGGTGACCCGCAGCCGCAGAGTCGTCCGCACCGCCAACCCCGACACCAGCGTGACCAAGAACGTCTTCACCGCCTCGATCACCCACCCCGCCACCGGCGGCGTCCCCACCCTCGCCTACGCCCTGGTCCCCAACGCGACCGAGACCCATCTGCGCCGCTACGCGGACGGTCCGCTGACCGTCCTGGCCAACGACGGCCGCGTGCAGGCGATCAAGCATGAGACCCTCGGGATCGTCGCCGCCAACGTCTTCGCCGACGGCCCCCGCCACGCCGGGCGCCTGCTCGTCTACGGCCCCGCCTCGGTCATCGTGCGGTCCGGCGAGCACACGACCGTCGCCCTGTCCGACCCCACGATGAGACGCGACCGCGTCGCCGTCGTCCTGCACGGCCCGCCCCTCAGGCTCGACGCGGCCGACGAGGGGGTGACGGTACGGCGCGTGCCGGGCGGCACCCTGATCCAGGCGGCGACCCGCCACGCCCACGGCCGCACCTTCACCGCCACCCTGCGCTGA